A window from Lactiplantibacillus pentosus encodes these proteins:
- a CDS encoding acetate/propionate family kinase has protein sequence MQKTLIINAGSSSLKWQLFAMPAETVVASGLVERISMPGSIFTIKYGDHQKFEKTVDQLSQSQAAQMLLDELQQLAIIESLSEITAVAHRVVAGGETFKQAVAITPEVLTAIKQLSDFAPLHNPMEARGIETMAQALPDVTQYAVFDSQFFTDLPEMNAIYSLPYDLTQQYHIRRYGEHGISHGYLTGRAATLLDQPQSEVNLVTLHLGSGSSLAAVKAGRAFDTSMGFTPLTGVTMGTRAGDVDPALLPFLMKVLKTTDPNEIMTLLNDQSGLLGLSGVSSDMREIRAQEATNPQAHLAIEIFINRIVKYAGSYLTELKHVDALVFAGGIGEHNPKLRQQIVDELSIFGIKLDADLNAAGQEGLISSPDSQIKVLLIPTNEELAMVRQVAALQN, from the coding sequence ATGCAGAAAACATTGATTATTAATGCGGGTAGTTCGTCTTTGAAATGGCAATTATTTGCCATGCCTGCCGAAACCGTCGTCGCGAGTGGGTTGGTTGAGCGAATCAGTATGCCTGGTTCGATTTTTACCATCAAGTACGGTGACCATCAGAAATTTGAGAAGACTGTCGACCAATTGAGTCAAAGTCAGGCTGCTCAGATGCTATTAGATGAATTACAGCAGTTAGCAATTATTGAATCCTTATCAGAAATCACGGCGGTGGCGCACCGCGTCGTGGCGGGTGGCGAGACCTTCAAGCAGGCGGTCGCAATCACGCCGGAAGTGTTGACCGCCATCAAACAGTTGAGTGATTTTGCACCATTGCACAATCCGATGGAAGCGCGCGGTATCGAAACGATGGCCCAAGCCCTACCAGACGTGACACAATACGCCGTGTTTGATAGTCAGTTCTTTACCGATTTGCCTGAAATGAACGCAATTTATAGTCTGCCCTATGATTTAACGCAACAATATCACATTCGGCGCTATGGTGAACACGGCATTTCCCACGGTTACTTGACCGGGCGTGCGGCCACGCTATTAGATCAGCCACAATCAGAAGTTAACCTGGTGACGTTGCATTTAGGGAGCGGTTCTTCCCTAGCTGCAGTCAAAGCTGGCCGGGCGTTTGATACGTCGATGGGCTTTACGCCACTGACTGGGGTGACGATGGGCACGCGTGCGGGGGATGTCGACCCGGCACTGCTGCCATTCTTGATGAAGGTCCTAAAGACGACTGACCCGAACGAAATCATGACGTTACTCAATGACCAGTCCGGCTTATTAGGACTCTCAGGAGTGTCCTCAGATATGCGTGAAATTCGAGCCCAGGAAGCCACCAATCCGCAGGCCCACTTGGCGATTGAAATCTTCATCAACCGAATCGTCAAGTACGCTGGGAGTTATCTGACAGAGTTGAAACACGTGGATGCGTTAGTCTTCGCTGGCGGTATCGGTGAGCATAATCCCAAGCTCCGGCAACAAATCGTTGATGAACTCAGCATTTTTGGTATCAAACTGGATGCGGACTTGAACGCTGCCGGGCAGGAAGGCCTCATCAGCAGTCCCGACTCACAAATCAAAGTGTTACTGATTCCGACTAACGAAGAGTTGGCAATGGTGCGCCAGGTCGCAGCGCTGCAAAATTAA
- a CDS encoding glutathione peroxidase → MAESVYDFTETEMSGETLDLSQYRGQVLLIVNTASNCGLAPQFKGLEELYQKYHQEGLVVLGLPSNQFHQEKADDEETHDYCQRHYGVTFPMTKRVMVNGDQADPLFTYLKQAAGHGRIKWNFTKFLIGRDGRVLERYAPTTRPATFEAAIRDALADRSED, encoded by the coding sequence ATGGCTGAATCAGTGTATGACTTTACCGAAACGGAAATGAGTGGTGAGACACTCGACTTGTCGCAATATCGCGGGCAAGTGTTATTGATCGTGAATACGGCCAGTAACTGTGGCTTGGCGCCACAATTTAAAGGATTAGAAGAACTCTATCAGAAGTATCATCAAGAAGGATTAGTGGTGCTTGGCCTGCCGTCTAACCAATTTCATCAAGAAAAGGCTGATGATGAGGAGACCCACGACTATTGTCAACGGCACTATGGCGTCACCTTCCCAATGACGAAGCGCGTGATGGTCAATGGTGACCAGGCGGACCCGTTGTTTACTTATTTGAAACAAGCGGCGGGACATGGGCGCATCAAGTGGAACTTTACCAAGTTCTTGATTGGCCGCGATGGTCGCGTCCTCGAACGGTATGCGCCGACGACTCGTCCAGCAACGTTTGAGGCTGCGATTCGCGATGCTTTGGCAGACCGTTCTGAAGATTAA
- a CDS encoding NFACT RNA binding domain-containing protein gives MTTLPENDAALVQHGLAHLIHHTRKQIESLTKALAHLPVADDLQLKGTLLKTYASQIDGRHHFVELPDYQHPGHQLSIQLDIKKSIMENAEDYFKRYRKSKRGRATVQANLTKAEAELQQQLTTQANFDPTDAQQVATLKAKLIDAGAIHTQVLHSSKAPEPAHPRRFYTHDHVLVEVGKNSHQNDHLTMTARKDYYWMHAGGEIPGSHVVIHSTHPSERTLHEAAVLTAYYSKGRQLKRVPVDVLTVGQMHKPKGAKAGLVTFSGPAKTLTVAPDANLVTELREQETANDTH, from the coding sequence ATGACAACCTTACCTGAAAACGATGCCGCGCTCGTCCAGCATGGCTTGGCGCACCTGATTCATCACACGCGCAAGCAAATCGAGTCGCTGACGAAGGCACTTGCACACCTGCCAGTGGCCGATGACCTGCAGCTTAAAGGGACGCTATTGAAAACCTATGCCAGCCAGATCGACGGTCGCCATCATTTCGTCGAATTACCGGACTATCAGCATCCCGGCCACCAACTCAGTATTCAACTCGATATTAAAAAATCAATTATGGAAAATGCCGAAGATTATTTTAAACGCTACCGCAAGAGCAAACGCGGCCGTGCGACCGTTCAAGCCAACCTGACTAAGGCTGAGGCCGAGTTACAACAACAGCTCACGACCCAAGCCAATTTTGACCCGACTGATGCCCAACAAGTGGCGACACTCAAAGCAAAATTGATCGACGCCGGTGCGATTCACACCCAGGTTTTGCATTCATCGAAAGCGCCAGAACCCGCTCACCCGCGCCGGTTTTACACCCATGACCATGTCTTAGTAGAGGTCGGCAAAAATAGCCACCAAAACGACCACCTGACCATGACGGCGCGCAAAGATTATTACTGGATGCACGCGGGCGGTGAAATTCCGGGGTCGCACGTCGTCATTCACAGTACACATCCGAGCGAACGGACCTTGCACGAAGCGGCCGTCTTAACGGCTTATTATAGTAAAGGTCGGCAGCTCAAGCGCGTCCCCGTCGACGTCCTCACCGTGGGTCAAATGCATAAACCCAAGGGGGCCAAAGCTGGCTTAGTGACTTTCAGTGGTCCAGCCAAGACCTTGACGGTAGCACCGGACGCCAACCTAGTCACCGAATTACGCGAACAGGAGACAGCCAATGACACCCATTGA
- a CDS encoding CrcB family protein, translated as MKKIIAIAAFAILGGGLREALSLLVTWPQHFWITCLINIVGAFVLSLITTLLPARLPVSEAIITGMSVGLIGSFTTFSTFTFETLQSYQSGHSVLALLSIVVSIGLGLLAGLAGNLLSKHWLPEGEA; from the coding sequence TTGAAAAAAATCATCGCCATCGCCGCCTTCGCCATTCTAGGTGGCGGGTTGCGAGAAGCGCTCAGCCTCCTCGTCACCTGGCCGCAGCACTTCTGGATCACGTGCCTGATCAACATCGTCGGCGCCTTTGTCCTGAGTCTGATTACGACGCTCCTACCAGCCCGATTACCAGTCTCCGAGGCCATCATTACAGGTATGAGCGTTGGGCTGATTGGCAGCTTCACCACCTTTTCGACCTTCACTTTTGAAACGCTACAGAGCTATCAAAGTGGCCATAGCGTTTTGGCGTTGCTGTCTATTGTTGTCAGCATCGGACTGGGGCTACTGGCTGGACTAGCTGGAAACTTGCTCAGTAAACACTGGTTACCGGAGGGTGAGGCGTAA
- a CDS encoding fluoride efflux transporter FluC, giving the protein MFSLVLLAGGGAALGALGRYGIMQLARPLNQRWTLPVATLFINLTGAFLLGWILTSPLSGHWQVFLGTGIMGGYTTFSTMINEIVLLSRHQHRRVAGLYLALSLIGGLLLVYLGTRC; this is encoded by the coding sequence ATGTTTAGTTTAGTCTTATTAGCTGGCGGTGGGGCGGCACTCGGGGCACTCGGCCGCTACGGCATCATGCAGTTGGCGCGGCCTCTCAACCAGCGGTGGACCTTACCAGTCGCCACACTTTTTATCAACCTGACTGGCGCCTTCCTGCTGGGGTGGATTCTGACAAGCCCACTATCTGGACACTGGCAAGTCTTCTTAGGTACTGGCATCATGGGTGGCTACACCACGTTCTCAACGATGATCAACGAAATCGTCTTACTCAGTCGCCACCAGCATCGGCGCGTCGCCGGGCTATACTTAGCCCTTAGCTTGATTGGCGGCTTATTACTCGTCTACTTAGGCACTCGCTGTTAA
- a CDS encoding ABC transporter ATP-binding protein produces the protein MARIALNNLTYSYPQAPTPILEHVNLTLPSQQFTLLTGPSGTGKSTLLQLMAGGLSLADASGSITFDGQSLNDLPANQRARHVAMMFQNPNQQFAMDTVEHELIFALENLQVPRSQMMARLRHALAFVGIEHLQPRLLNQLSGGEKQKVALAVIVAMDSDVILLDEPFASVDPEARAGLLERLVELRDQHGKTIILADHDLAGYDQLVDQVVRLTNHQLVPVAQSEWPQLFAAFTDQPQRAWTAPELVTKPCFQLNQVTLAAGDRELLAPTTRQLLAHHNTLITGPNGSGKSTLFEALVRLHSYGGEIRYNGTPIAKLKRKRYARHVALLFQDAETQFLNITVAEELAQSQHYAYGDYFTPERIQAALTQLNLAGRDDQIIYTLSEGQKKKLQILLMLIMQSPVLLMDEPLKGLDLRSINALVALLTETQAATKQTLIIISHQLTGLLPLIDYQLHFENHQLDWVVRP, from the coding sequence ATGGCTCGTATCGCGCTGAACAACTTAACATATTCATATCCACAGGCGCCGACACCCATTCTGGAACACGTTAATTTAACGTTACCGTCACAACAGTTCACCTTATTAACGGGGCCGTCGGGAACTGGCAAGTCAACACTGCTTCAATTGATGGCGGGGGGCTTATCGCTAGCCGACGCGTCCGGCAGTATCACGTTTGACGGTCAATCATTAAACGACCTGCCCGCTAATCAGCGCGCGCGGCACGTCGCGATGATGTTTCAAAATCCAAATCAACAGTTTGCCATGGACACGGTCGAGCACGAGTTGATTTTTGCATTGGAGAACCTACAAGTGCCCCGCTCACAGATGATGGCACGATTGCGGCACGCACTGGCCTTCGTAGGGATTGAGCACCTACAACCGCGGCTCTTGAACCAGCTATCAGGTGGTGAAAAACAAAAGGTTGCCCTCGCCGTTATCGTGGCGATGGATAGCGATGTGATCTTGCTCGACGAACCCTTTGCCAGCGTGGACCCCGAAGCCCGCGCCGGACTACTTGAACGACTCGTTGAATTGCGCGACCAACACGGCAAAACGATTATCCTAGCTGACCACGACTTAGCGGGATATGATCAGCTCGTAGACCAAGTGGTGCGGCTGACGAATCACCAGTTAGTCCCCGTTGCCCAGTCCGAATGGCCACAACTATTTGCCGCTTTCACTGACCAACCTCAGCGGGCGTGGACGGCACCGGAGCTAGTGACCAAGCCGTGCTTTCAGTTAAATCAGGTGACCCTTGCAGCGGGTGACCGGGAACTGCTTGCACCCACGACGCGGCAACTTCTCGCCCACCATAACACGCTGATTACGGGTCCCAATGGCAGTGGCAAGTCGACACTCTTTGAAGCCCTCGTCCGCTTGCATTCATACGGTGGCGAGATTCGCTACAACGGTACGCCCATTGCAAAATTAAAACGCAAACGCTATGCGCGGCACGTCGCCTTACTGTTTCAAGATGCTGAAACTCAGTTTTTAAACATCACGGTCGCTGAAGAATTGGCGCAAAGTCAGCATTATGCGTACGGTGATTATTTTACGCCCGAACGAATTCAAGCCGCGCTCACCCAACTCAACTTGGCGGGACGTGACGACCAAATTATTTATACGCTGAGTGAGGGGCAGAAAAAGAAATTACAGATTTTATTAATGCTGATCATGCAATCACCAGTGCTCTTAATGGATGAACCGTTGAAAGGCTTGGACTTGCGCTCCATCAACGCACTAGTGGCACTGCTGACGGAGACGCAGGCCGCAACTAAGCAGACCTTGATCATTATCAGTCATCAATTGACCGGACTATTGCCATTGATCGACTATCAGCTGCATTTTGAAAATCATCAGTTAGATTGGGTGGTGCGACCGTGA
- a CDS encoding ABC-F family ATP-binding cassette domain-containing protein yields the protein MTMINLTKIQKNVAGRALFTIDHLVASAGDKIGVVGRNGTGKSTLAHLITGVDTDYRGQLVTDAPVSYVPQLAPTLDQSGGQAMMSRIRQALSARPAILILDEPSSNLDEPSSNLDEAHQQWLVAQLQGFHGLLMLISHDRHLLDAVTNQTWAFEGQRVQAYAGNYAHYREVRDQQRQTQEVAYQRQMRHQRDLLAAQQQHHEKAQRIRKGNRRMSAAERSKTKSLREATAAKMERTAKRMVARGAHEPQVAKPLTQRGFKLVATDFPNFTGKTVVTGLNVTLKQYGKTLLTHADFQVLPHERVAIVGPNGSGKTTVLQAILSRRVSGLTLAPSAKVGVFNQDMTMLDGERSVWETVRRASQLPDQTIRNVMGALGLPARFYQQQVTALSGGELVKLQLVGILVGQYNVLMLDEPTNYLDVDALEALAAYLQDYPGTVLFVSHDQSFRDAVATRTLQLTDQQLLDFAQVAVAPKPAEADIAVLQFKYDQLMMDPAATTAEIQALKHQIDQLKA from the coding sequence ATGACAATGATTAATTTAACGAAGATTCAAAAAAATGTGGCGGGACGGGCACTATTTACGATTGACCACTTGGTGGCGAGCGCCGGCGATAAGATTGGGGTCGTCGGTCGCAATGGGACGGGAAAATCAACGCTTGCCCATTTGATCACCGGAGTAGATACCGATTACCGTGGACAACTGGTGACGGATGCGCCCGTCAGTTATGTGCCACAACTGGCTCCGACACTCGATCAGAGTGGCGGCCAAGCAATGATGTCCAGAATCCGCCAAGCCTTGAGTGCCCGACCCGCAATCTTGATTTTAGATGAGCCGTCGTCAAACTTGGATGAGCCGTCGTCAAACTTGGATGAGGCGCATCAACAGTGGCTGGTGGCGCAATTACAAGGGTTTCATGGTCTGTTGATGTTGATTTCGCATGACCGCCACTTGTTGGATGCGGTAACCAATCAGACGTGGGCATTTGAAGGCCAACGGGTTCAGGCCTATGCGGGTAATTATGCTCATTATCGTGAAGTCCGCGACCAACAACGGCAGACGCAGGAAGTGGCCTATCAGCGTCAGATGCGTCATCAACGTGACTTGTTGGCGGCTCAACAACAGCATCATGAAAAGGCTCAGCGGATTCGAAAAGGCAATCGGCGGATGTCAGCGGCTGAGCGGTCTAAAACGAAATCCTTGCGAGAAGCGACAGCGGCCAAGATGGAGCGGACGGCGAAGCGAATGGTTGCACGGGGGGCACACGAACCGCAAGTCGCCAAACCATTGACGCAACGTGGGTTTAAATTGGTGGCGACTGACTTTCCAAACTTTACGGGGAAGACCGTCGTGACGGGTCTTAACGTGACGTTGAAGCAATATGGCAAAACGTTGTTGACGCACGCTGATTTTCAAGTGCTGCCTCATGAACGGGTCGCAATCGTGGGACCCAATGGCAGTGGCAAGACGACCGTATTACAGGCGATACTGTCCCGACGAGTCTCTGGGCTAACATTAGCGCCGTCCGCTAAAGTCGGCGTCTTCAATCAAGATATGACGATGCTGGATGGCGAGCGTTCTGTCTGGGAGACGGTCCGGCGAGCAAGCCAATTACCGGACCAAACGATTCGTAACGTCATGGGCGCACTCGGTTTGCCAGCCCGTTTTTATCAGCAACAAGTGACCGCATTGAGTGGTGGCGAACTGGTAAAACTCCAGTTAGTCGGCATCTTAGTCGGACAATATAACGTGCTGATGCTCGATGAACCGACTAACTACCTGGATGTCGACGCACTTGAAGCGTTGGCAGCTTATCTGCAAGACTATCCGGGCACCGTTCTGTTCGTCTCACATGACCAGTCATTTCGGGATGCCGTGGCGACGCGGACGCTACAATTGACCGACCAGCAACTGCTTGATTTTGCTCAGGTCGCCGTAGCCCCCAAACCTGCGGAAGCGGATATTGCCGTTCTGCAATTCAAATATGACCAGCTGATGATGGACCCTGCGGCAACGACCGCCGAAATTCAAGCGTTGAAGCACCAAATCGATCAATTGAAAGCATGA
- a CDS encoding aldo/keto reductase — MTYSAAGTRYDQLPIRRVGKTGLQLPVISLGLWRHFGDEAPFARSREVVLDAFDHGVFSFDLANNYGPSKGSAERTFGQIMQRDLNPYRDELVITTKAGYPAWPGPYGAFGSRKTLISSLDRSLKQMHLDYVDIFYSHRPDPNIDLQETAQALDQLVRQGKALYVGISNYDRDQTATMIQYFNDMHTPFTVNQYSYNMLNQQAQTTGLLDYLGQHGAGLVAYGPLAEGLLSQRYLDGIPADFPIHRTNKYLFEQGTQPVVAQLNALNDIAQQRGQTLAQMALAWLLRSQTVTSVIIGTTSIDHLHANLDAAKQLDFSADEVAAITAILK, encoded by the coding sequence ATGACTTATTCGGCAGCAGGGACACGCTACGATCAGTTGCCAATACGGCGTGTCGGTAAGACTGGGTTACAATTACCAGTGATTTCGTTAGGATTATGGCGGCATTTCGGGGATGAAGCCCCGTTTGCCCGTTCACGGGAAGTCGTGTTAGACGCATTTGACCATGGTGTCTTCAGCTTTGACTTAGCCAATAACTATGGGCCATCGAAAGGCTCGGCAGAACGGACTTTTGGACAAATTATGCAACGTGATTTGAACCCCTATCGTGATGAGCTGGTCATTACGACTAAGGCGGGTTATCCCGCTTGGCCCGGGCCATACGGGGCGTTTGGCTCACGTAAGACACTGATTAGCTCATTGGATCGGAGTCTCAAGCAGATGCATCTGGATTACGTCGATATTTTCTATTCACATCGTCCAGATCCTAATATTGATTTGCAGGAGACGGCTCAAGCGCTCGATCAACTGGTTCGTCAGGGGAAGGCGCTGTACGTCGGGATTTCCAACTACGACCGGGACCAGACCGCGACGATGATTCAGTATTTCAATGACATGCACACGCCGTTCACGGTCAACCAGTATTCTTACAATATGTTGAATCAGCAGGCCCAGACGACCGGTTTATTGGACTATCTTGGCCAACATGGTGCGGGACTAGTGGCGTACGGGCCATTGGCGGAAGGACTGCTAAGCCAGCGCTATTTAGATGGCATTCCAGCGGATTTCCCAATCCATCGCACGAATAAATATTTGTTTGAACAGGGGACGCAGCCGGTCGTGGCGCAGTTGAACGCCTTAAATGACATCGCACAACAGCGCGGTCAAACTTTAGCCCAAATGGCATTAGCTTGGTTGTTGCGGTCTCAAACGGTTACCAGTGTCATCATTGGTACGACGAGCATCGACCACTTACACGCCAACCTTGACGCGGCTAAACAGTTGGACTTTAGTGCCGATGAAGTCGCAGCAATCACCGCGATTTTGAAGTAG
- a CDS encoding energy-coupling factor transporter transmembrane component T family protein produces MNPSMKLLLLLIIALEISFTTIVSLNVALVILAIIYLLAHRTRLRTLGWLVLLPLLPAIGLWSTQYINGSGDRTLMAWVLFTRIYAFVFTGATFTLTTDVLQLTDSLEQNWHMPAKFAYGVLAAYNLIPRIRHEVQVIRAAGLMRGQVLSFWSPQLYFKAILISINWSQNLAQAMRSHGFVEDAPRTHYRQIPLTKVDWGIVITGVILLQIGVFVIPWT; encoded by the coding sequence GTGAATCCAAGTATGAAGTTATTATTATTACTGATTATCGCGTTAGAAATTTCATTCACGACCATCGTTAGCCTCAACGTCGCACTGGTGATCCTGGCCATCATTTATTTGCTGGCACACCGGACTCGGCTGCGGACGCTGGGCTGGTTAGTCCTGTTGCCACTGTTGCCGGCGATTGGCTTATGGAGCACCCAATATATTAACGGTAGCGGCGACCGGACGTTGATGGCCTGGGTGCTGTTCACTAGAATCTACGCCTTCGTCTTTACTGGTGCGACGTTTACGCTCACGACCGACGTCCTACAGCTGACCGATTCGTTGGAACAAAATTGGCACATGCCAGCCAAATTTGCCTATGGCGTCTTGGCTGCTTACAACCTGATACCACGAATCCGCCACGAAGTTCAGGTGATTCGAGCGGCGGGACTGATGCGCGGTCAAGTGCTCTCCTTCTGGTCGCCGCAGCTCTACTTCAAAGCCATTTTAATCTCGATCAACTGGTCGCAAAATCTGGCACAGGCGATGCGTTCGCACGGATTCGTTGAGGACGCGCCCCGGACCCACTACCGCCAGATTCCACTCACTAAGGTGGACTGGGGCATCGTGATTACGGGCGTCATTTTATTACAAATCGGCGTCTTCGTGATTCCGTGGACTTAA
- a CDS encoding aldo/keto reductase, whose amino-acid sequence METYTLRDGLTVPKIGFGTYKLNGAHGVQVIGSAIDRGYRLLDTAFNYENEGAVGEAVRRSSVPRSELLISSKLPGRHHTYTQAINTIQESLYRAGLDYYDLYLIHWPNPKEDHYVEAWQALIDAQKLGLIRSIGVSNFLPEHLDRLDKETGVLPVINQVELHPYFNQQAQRDYDQAHGILTQDWSPLGRASEMLQNETLKAIAARYHKNVGQLILRWELQLGTLPIPKSSTPSRQAGNIDVFDFEISDADMATINGLSRADGRLNDQDPAVYQEF is encoded by the coding sequence TTGGAAACTTATACGCTACGTGATGGATTGACGGTCCCGAAGATTGGTTTTGGGACTTATAAACTGAATGGTGCGCACGGGGTGCAGGTGATTGGTTCTGCAATCGACCGCGGCTATCGATTACTAGATACGGCCTTCAATTATGAAAACGAAGGGGCCGTGGGTGAAGCAGTGCGGCGGTCATCCGTGCCACGCTCGGAGTTGCTGATCTCGTCCAAACTACCAGGGCGGCATCACACGTACACGCAAGCCATCAATACGATTCAAGAATCATTGTATCGAGCCGGGCTCGATTATTATGATCTGTATTTGATTCACTGGCCCAACCCGAAGGAAGACCATTACGTTGAAGCTTGGCAGGCACTGATTGACGCCCAGAAGTTAGGTTTGATTCGTTCGATTGGGGTCTCGAATTTCTTACCAGAACATTTAGACCGGTTGGATAAGGAAACCGGGGTCTTACCCGTTATCAATCAGGTCGAATTACACCCGTATTTCAACCAACAAGCACAACGGGACTATGACCAAGCGCACGGTATCTTAACACAGGATTGGAGTCCCCTTGGCCGCGCGAGTGAGATGCTACAAAATGAGACGCTTAAAGCGATTGCGGCGCGCTACCATAAAAATGTTGGCCAACTGATCTTACGCTGGGAGTTACAACTCGGCACGCTACCAATTCCGAAGTCGTCGACACCGAGCCGTCAAGCCGGTAATATTGACGTGTTTGACTTTGAAATCAGTGACGCTGATATGGCAACGATTAATGGGCTGAGTCGGGCAGATGGTCGCTTGAATGACCAAGATCCGGCAGTTTATCAGGAGTTTTAA
- a CDS encoding small multidrug resistance protein, translated as MIALVIGLWLLKVIFKIGFKIIGWVFMIAIGLFLFKIALWLGLIVVAIAGVALFGSATT; from the coding sequence TTGATTGCTTTAGTAATTGGTTTGTGGTTGCTCAAAGTTATCTTTAAAATTGGTTTCAAAATTATTGGTTGGGTGTTCATGATTGCCATCGGGTTATTTTTATTCAAAATTGCCCTATGGCTCGGCCTAATCGTTGTCGCAATTGCCGGTGTTGCTTTATTCGGAAGTGCAACGACTTAA
- a CDS encoding ECF transporter S component: MKWVKSWYLNDIILLALIGIFFGAIFMGTNFVYNVLSAALTPFGLSGLANELLLGLWCMPGMLAGYLIRLKGSATLGELLAATVEMFFGGQWGITTLISGIVQGFGAELGYIATGYKHYDWLGLTAAATTTTLVTFGWDLARNGYFKLQLWLLILYLVVRFISMFVFGGLLTKAITDLLDRSHVLKSTH, from the coding sequence ATGAAATGGGTTAAATCATGGTACTTGAACGACATTATTTTGCTGGCCCTTATCGGGATTTTCTTTGGGGCGATTTTTATGGGGACCAACTTTGTTTATAACGTGCTGAGTGCAGCACTGACACCATTTGGGCTCAGCGGTCTCGCCAACGAGCTGCTTTTGGGCTTATGGTGCATGCCAGGGATGCTGGCGGGCTACCTGATTCGTTTAAAGGGTTCCGCTACCTTAGGCGAACTGCTCGCAGCGACGGTCGAAATGTTCTTTGGCGGCCAATGGGGTATCACGACCTTGATCTCGGGGATCGTTCAAGGGTTCGGGGCCGAACTCGGCTACATCGCAACCGGCTACAAACATTACGATTGGTTAGGATTAACGGCTGCGGCCACCACAACCACGCTGGTGACGTTTGGCTGGGATCTGGCTCGTAATGGCTATTTCAAACTACAACTCTGGCTACTAATTTTATACTTAGTCGTGCGCTTCATCTCAATGTTCGTCTTCGGTGGTCTATTGACCAAGGCAATTACTGACTTACTTGACCGTAGCCACGTTCTCAAATCGACACATTAA
- a CDS encoding iron chaperone — MTPIDTYIAAAPAAYRDQLTAIRQTIAANLPGAEEQLKYQMPTFYWHENVIHFALNQHHFGLYPTPSAVTAFQAELTAYKTSKGAIQFPLDAPLPLDLIAAITAFRRREIIAKYDL; from the coding sequence ATGACACCCATTGACACTTATATTGCGGCCGCACCAGCAGCCTATCGCGACCAGCTCACTGCCATTCGTCAGACGATTGCCGCAAATCTACCAGGCGCTGAAGAACAGCTCAAATATCAAATGCCGACCTTTTATTGGCATGAGAATGTGATTCACTTCGCACTCAACCAGCACCACTTTGGCTTATACCCAACGCCCAGCGCGGTGACTGCTTTTCAAGCTGAGTTGACCGCCTATAAGACGAGTAAAGGGGCCATCCAATTCCCACTGGATGCCCCCTTACCACTAGATTTAATTGCTGCCATTACGGCTTTTCGTCGGCGCGAAATCATCGCCAAATACGACCTTTAG
- a CDS encoding GreA/GreB family elongation factor, with the protein MLKMICKKANQTGKVTTAEKLDDHGQITYQLVGKREANLEQPKISFTSARRSPIIPLATCLL; encoded by the coding sequence ATGCTCAAAATGATCTGCAAGAAAGCAAACCAAACAGGTAAAGTGACCACGGCTGAAAAACTTGATGACCATGGCCAAATCACCTATCAACTCGTCGGTAAACGAGAAGCCAATCTTGAACAACCAAAGATTTCATTCACATCGGCCAGGCGCTCGCCAATCATACCGTTGGCGACGTGTTTACTGTGA